In Neorhizobium galegae, the following proteins share a genomic window:
- a CDS encoding dipeptidase — protein sequence MDSIEVFDGHNDAVQLMVDYKPTGRDFLTRSEEGHLDLPRAIEGRLMGGLFALHASPERKPENDLIVTSDGYEVRYADAVPLDYARLQIDAQLSAIGGLIRRSNGRMRLATDVDGITTARAESAFAVVLHMEGAEAIDPDFDYLHHLHEAGLRSLGPVWSRPNIFGYGVPFAYPRSPDTGPGLTNLGRNLVRTCNALGIMIDLAHLNERGFWDVAALSTAPLVATHACAHSICPSTRNLTDRQLDAIRDTDGVIGFNLAVYDIRADAHLDADTPLDVVVRHIEYLIDRMGADRVALGSDFDGTVVPRQIRDASGLPHLFDAMRKAGFDEPTLRKFAFDNWLRVFGLTWPS from the coding sequence ATGGACAGTATCGAAGTCTTTGACGGGCATAACGATGCGGTCCAGCTCATGGTGGACTACAAACCGACCGGCCGCGATTTCCTGACCCGGTCTGAGGAAGGCCATCTCGATCTTCCTCGCGCGATCGAAGGACGCCTGATGGGCGGGCTGTTCGCCCTGCACGCCTCCCCGGAGCGCAAACCGGAAAACGACCTGATCGTCACCAGCGATGGATACGAGGTCCGGTATGCCGACGCCGTGCCTTTGGACTACGCCCGCCTTCAGATCGACGCGCAGCTTTCCGCGATCGGCGGACTGATCCGGCGTTCGAACGGCCGGATGCGGCTTGCGACCGATGTCGATGGCATCACGACAGCCCGGGCTGAATCTGCTTTTGCCGTCGTCCTTCACATGGAGGGCGCCGAAGCGATCGACCCGGACTTCGATTATCTCCATCACTTGCACGAAGCCGGTCTCCGGTCCCTCGGCCCGGTCTGGAGTCGTCCGAACATCTTCGGCTACGGCGTTCCCTTTGCCTATCCAAGGTCTCCCGACACCGGTCCCGGACTGACGAATCTCGGCAGGAATCTCGTCAGGACCTGCAACGCCCTTGGCATCATGATCGACCTCGCGCATCTGAACGAACGCGGATTCTGGGACGTTGCAGCCTTGAGCACCGCTCCCCTCGTCGCCACCCATGCCTGCGCCCATTCCATATGTCCCTCGACCCGCAATCTCACCGACCGGCAGCTCGACGCCATTCGCGATACGGATGGCGTCATCGGTTTCAACCTCGCCGTCTACGACATACGCGCCGACGCCCATCTCGACGCGGATACGCCACTCGATGTTGTGGTCCGCCACATCGAGTATCTCATCGACCGCATGGGAGCGGACAGGGTCGCCCTCGGCTCGGACTTCGACGGCACCGTCGTACCCCGCCAGATCAGGGACGCCAGCGGCCTGCCGCATCTCTTCGATGCCATGCGCAAGGCCGGATTCGACGAGCCGACGTTAAGAAAATTCGCCTTCGACAACTGGCTCCGCGTCTTCGGTCTGACCTGGCCGTCCTGA
- a CDS encoding alpha/beta fold hydrolase, whose translation MTSRKIVLVQGAWGSSASWTPVADILRGMGHQVFVPSLTGLGERSHLFSGAINLDTHIGDVCGLIEAEGLEEFDLVGHSYGGMVITGVADRFANGIRTLTYLDAFLPENGQSALHLLGPEVAMANLAMAGELGGVAVPPPARHATRVPEHLRHYMTSRSPQPFATMIQKIKLSGDYRKIAKRLYVSANIEQSKIFSGIYAKVSADPSWASMEVPSGHMLQLEMPEQVARIIHDFIG comes from the coding sequence ATGACCAGCCGCAAGATCGTTCTGGTGCAGGGCGCCTGGGGTTCGAGCGCGAGCTGGACGCCGGTCGCCGATATCCTGCGGGGCATGGGTCACCAGGTCTTCGTGCCGAGTCTGACCGGGCTTGGCGAACGCTCTCACCTCTTCTCGGGGGCCATCAATCTCGACACCCATATCGGCGATGTCTGCGGCCTCATCGAAGCCGAAGGCCTGGAGGAATTCGATCTCGTCGGCCATTCCTATGGCGGCATGGTGATCACAGGCGTCGCCGATCGTTTCGCGAACGGTATCCGCACGCTGACCTATCTCGACGCTTTCCTGCCGGAAAACGGCCAGTCGGCGCTCCATCTGCTCGGTCCGGAAGTGGCGATGGCCAACCTTGCCATGGCTGGCGAACTCGGCGGGGTCGCGGTGCCGCCCCCTGCCCGTCACGCGACGCGCGTGCCGGAGCATCTGCGCCACTACATGACCAGCCGCTCGCCGCAGCCGTTCGCGACGATGATCCAGAAGATCAAGCTGTCGGGTGACTATCGGAAGATCGCGAAAAGGCTCTACGTCTCGGCGAATATCGAGCAGTCGAAGATCTTCTCCGGCATCTACGCCAAGGTCAGCGCCGATCCGTCCTGGGCATCCATGGAAGTGCCGAGCGGCCACATGCTGCAACTCGAAATGCCGGAACAGGTCGCCCGCATCATCCACGATTTCATCGGCTGA
- a CDS encoding histidine kinase, translated as MKKALLIAMLVMAAPMLAEAKTLKFPSDAPIASIKIPDSWNPKETDTGVDATSSDDAVYLSADVAELKSMDKTVSDAIDFLKEVGVTVDPKTLKETPVEEFNGMQMTTLDWDGKDESGPVSVGLALIQTSPTKGLVVTYWGTKGDEEKHQKELVDILLSIKPIVK; from the coding sequence ATGAAAAAAGCTCTCCTGATTGCCATGCTCGTCATGGCCGCTCCCATGTTGGCTGAGGCGAAAACACTCAAGTTCCCGAGCGACGCTCCGATCGCCAGCATCAAGATCCCCGACAGCTGGAACCCGAAGGAAACCGACACCGGCGTCGATGCCACGTCCAGTGACGACGCCGTCTATCTTTCCGCCGATGTCGCGGAGCTGAAGTCGATGGACAAGACCGTTTCGGATGCCATCGACTTCCTGAAGGAGGTCGGCGTCACCGTCGATCCCAAGACGCTGAAGGAAACTCCGGTCGAGGAGTTCAACGGCATGCAGATGACCACGCTCGACTGGGACGGCAAGGACGAGAGCGGCCCGGTGAGCGTCGGGCTTGCACTGATCCAGACGTCGCCGACCAAGGGTCTCGTCGTCACCTATTGGGGAACCAAGGGCGACGAGGAAAAGCACCAGAAGGAACTGGTCGACATCCTGTTGTCGATCAAGCCGATCGTAAAGTGA
- a CDS encoding DUF1003 domain-containing protein has translation MGRHLASAKTGQCIVCGRSFPLSKMHRTGYLRPHLAEMIVEEVKDCDENSLICDEDLARFRRRYVEKLLDEERGELSDLDRRVLDSFEKGASTVQKSAASLLERNPTFGERVADKVASFGGSWTFILSFLGVLCLWMAANVVGLFAVPFDPYPFILLNLVLSCLAALQAPVIMMSQRRQEEKDRMRSENDYMINLRAELEIRQLHEKIDHQMAHQWERLAEMQQIQIELLERRGGGRGSN, from the coding sequence ATGGGCAGGCATCTGGCTTCGGCCAAGACAGGACAATGCATCGTCTGCGGCCGCAGCTTTCCACTCTCGAAAATGCACAGGACCGGATATCTGCGCCCGCATCTGGCCGAGATGATCGTCGAGGAGGTGAAGGACTGCGATGAGAACAGCCTGATCTGCGACGAGGATCTTGCCCGTTTCCGCCGCCGCTATGTGGAAAAGCTGCTCGACGAGGAGCGCGGCGAGCTTTCCGACCTCGACAGGCGCGTGCTCGACAGTTTCGAGAAGGGTGCCTCGACGGTGCAGAAGAGCGCTGCCAGCCTGCTCGAGCGCAACCCCACTTTCGGTGAGCGGGTGGCCGACAAGGTCGCCTCCTTCGGCGGCTCCTGGACCTTCATCCTGAGCTTTCTCGGCGTGCTCTGCCTGTGGATGGCGGCGAACGTCGTCGGCCTGTTCGCAGTCCCGTTCGATCCCTATCCGTTCATCCTGCTCAACCTGGTGCTCTCGTGCCTGGCGGCGCTGCAGGCGCCGGTGATCATGATGAGCCAGCGGCGGCAGGAGGAAAAGGACCGAATGCGCTCCGAGAACGACTACATGATCAACCTGCGCGCTGAATTGGAAATCCGCCAGCTGCACGAAAAGATCGACCACCAGATGGCGCATCAATGGGAGCGGCTGGCGGAGATGCAGCAGATCCAGATCGAGCTTCTGGAACGGCGTGGCGGCGGACGGGGGTCCAACTAG
- a CDS encoding ABC transporter ATP-binding protein/permease, which yields MSQNSEGVVPAFELSLGGQLRMMGRAFWNAPVRNRVLVLIVALLLVIFATTYATYRLNEWNGPFYDALERRDMPEFLNQLVVFGVIAFSLTLLNVVQQWLNQITAMRMREGLARDLADVWLKPGRALKLAGAGAIANNPDQRLHEDTRILAENTTALAIGLVNSTILLASFIGVLWAISSDFVFHFGGRTISIPGYMVWTTILYALLGSVLSNVVGNLLPRLNAERYAREADLRSALVRANENLKPIALARGEVNELTRVHFAIDGVLGMLRKLAWALANLTWVSAGFGWLALVAPIIIASPMYFSGELSFGGLMMAVGAFNQVNQALRWYVVNFSVIADWRATLNRVSSFRNALLIMDTLAKKGGVIAYREAQRGEGISFCGITVYGEPELAEAGHGVRVVEGDCAIKPGERVMVNGDPGADRHLFFQALAGIWPWGRGEIGLPPVDSMIMMPQDGYLPTATLREVMISPAGLTGADDKTLTQALEKVGLGRLVGRLDQVERWDRLLDKDEEASLAIANAVLRKPAWLIMDDVLEGLEPETQERLLNVLGRLDGVTLIYIGRSEEFRAKFSPRLFHLSPLHAHAKKTKEEA from the coding sequence ATGTCGCAGAATTCCGAAGGTGTCGTGCCGGCCTTCGAACTTTCCCTGGGTGGTCAGCTCCGCATGATGGGCAGAGCATTCTGGAATGCGCCGGTGCGCAATCGCGTTCTGGTGCTGATCGTGGCGCTGCTTCTGGTCATCTTCGCGACGACCTATGCGACATACCGGCTCAACGAGTGGAACGGGCCGTTCTACGACGCGCTGGAACGGCGCGACATGCCGGAATTCTTGAACCAGCTCGTCGTCTTTGGCGTCATCGCCTTTTCGCTGACCCTGCTCAACGTCGTCCAGCAATGGCTCAATCAGATCACTGCGATGCGGATGCGCGAAGGGCTGGCGCGCGATCTCGCCGACGTCTGGCTGAAGCCCGGCCGGGCGCTGAAGCTCGCCGGGGCCGGCGCGATCGCCAACAATCCCGACCAGCGGCTGCACGAGGACACGCGCATCCTGGCGGAAAACACCACGGCGCTGGCGATCGGGCTCGTCAACTCCACCATTCTGCTGGCGAGCTTCATCGGCGTCCTCTGGGCGATCTCGTCGGATTTCGTCTTCCATTTCGGCGGCCGCACCATTTCGATCCCCGGCTACATGGTTTGGACGACGATCCTCTATGCGCTCCTGGGCTCGGTGCTCAGCAACGTGGTCGGCAACCTTTTGCCCCGGCTCAATGCCGAGCGTTATGCGCGCGAAGCGGACCTGCGCTCAGCCCTGGTGCGCGCCAACGAGAACCTGAAGCCGATCGCGCTGGCGCGCGGCGAGGTGAACGAGCTCACCCGTGTGCATTTCGCGATCGACGGGGTGCTGGGCATGCTGCGCAAGCTTGCCTGGGCGCTCGCCAATCTCACCTGGGTGTCGGCCGGGTTCGGCTGGCTGGCGCTGGTGGCGCCGATCATCATCGCCTCGCCGATGTATTTTTCGGGCGAGCTTTCCTTCGGCGGGCTGATGATGGCGGTCGGCGCCTTCAACCAGGTCAACCAGGCGCTCCGCTGGTATGTCGTCAATTTCAGCGTCATCGCCGACTGGCGCGCGACGCTGAACCGCGTCTCCTCTTTCCGCAACGCGCTGCTGATCATGGATACTCTGGCCAAGAAGGGTGGGGTGATCGCCTATCGCGAGGCGCAACGAGGCGAGGGCATCAGCTTTTGCGGGATCACGGTCTATGGCGAGCCCGAGCTGGCCGAGGCGGGACACGGCGTGCGCGTGGTGGAAGGCGATTGCGCCATCAAGCCGGGCGAACGGGTGATGGTCAACGGCGATCCGGGCGCCGACCGGCATCTGTTCTTCCAGGCGTTGGCCGGCATCTGGCCCTGGGGGCGCGGCGAGATCGGCCTGCCGCCGGTGGACAGCATGATCATGATGCCGCAGGACGGATACCTTCCGACGGCGACGCTGCGCGAGGTGATGATCTCTCCCGCCGGACTGACCGGCGCCGATGACAAGACGCTGACGCAAGCGCTCGAAAAGGTCGGTCTCGGCCGTCTCGTGGGCAGGCTGGACCAGGTGGAGCGCTGGGACCGGCTGCTCGACAAGGACGAGGAGGCATCGCTCGCGATCGCCAACGCGGTGCTGCGCAAGCCGGCCTGGCTGATCATGGACGACGTGCTGGAAGGCCTGGAGCCGGAAACCCAGGAGCGGCTGCTGAACGTGCTCGGTCGTCTCGACGGCGTTACGCTCATCTATATCGGCCGTTCGGAAGAGTTTCGGGCAAAATTCTCGCCGCGCCTCTTCCACCTGTCGCCGCTTCACGCGCATGCGAAGAAGACGAAAGAAGAGGCATGA
- a CDS encoding TetR/AcrR family transcriptional regulator, whose protein sequence is MAEKKREKRDPQQRRAEILAAAFACFSERGFAATRMEDVAARAGIAKGTVYLHFPDKEALFTELVSGIASPILGQIDGLAANEAIPPRFAVSMFYTLFKREVLETERRHLLRLILAEGPMFPAVTEFYHREIISKGLGVLRILLKRAADRGDLRNPAIAELPQIVIAPALLSIVWTTLFEAYEHLDTQNLFDTFLDTLFVPEASAP, encoded by the coding sequence ATGGCCGAGAAGAAGAGAGAGAAACGCGATCCGCAGCAGCGCCGGGCCGAGATCCTGGCGGCGGCCTTCGCCTGTTTCTCGGAGCGCGGTTTCGCCGCAACCCGCATGGAAGATGTCGCGGCCCGTGCCGGCATCGCCAAGGGCACCGTCTACCTGCATTTCCCGGACAAGGAGGCGCTGTTCACCGAACTCGTCTCCGGCATCGCCTCGCCGATCCTCGGCCAGATCGACGGGCTGGCGGCCAACGAAGCCATCCCGCCGCGCTTCGCCGTGTCGATGTTCTACACGCTCTTCAAGCGCGAGGTGCTGGAGACCGAGCGCCGCCACCTGCTGCGGCTGATCCTCGCCGAAGGCCCGATGTTTCCGGCTGTCACCGAGTTTTACCACCGCGAGATCATCTCCAAGGGTCTTGGCGTGCTGCGCATCCTCTTGAAGCGGGCGGCCGACCGTGGCGACCTGCGCAACCCGGCTATCGCCGAACTCCCGCAGATCGTCATCGCCCCGGCGCTGCTGTCGATTGTCTGGACGACGCTGTTCGAGGCCTACGAACATCTCGACACGCAAAATCTGTTCGACACCTTCCTCGATACCCTGTTCGTGCCGGAGGCAAGCGCGCCATGA
- a CDS encoding HlyD family secretion protein encodes MRRILVIVLLAGATLAALPFLLADRAPRPYQGWVEADTLFIGTETTGRLTKLDVAEGQATEAGAPLFKLDSLSEEAAVAAASAALAQSQAALDLAQAAQKRPEEIDVLRASEREATARLDLAEQDLDRTRVLVERGTSTRANLDTATATEAANRAALDNVRSQIILAALPARDETLRQARESVAAAKADLTSAEAALARRSVSAPATGSVETLYYRTGEVVPAGRPIVALLPPENVRIRFFVPETEIARLSLGQPIRVTCDACRPTDAKVSFIAKTAEYTPPEIYSLEERAKLVYRVEAIPADPKALRPGQPVDVAPGPRP; translated from the coding sequence ATGAGACGCATCCTCGTCATCGTTCTCCTCGCCGGCGCCACCCTCGCCGCCCTACCCTTTCTCCTCGCAGACCGGGCTCCGCGCCCCTATCAGGGCTGGGTCGAGGCCGATACGCTGTTCATCGGCACTGAGACCACCGGCCGGCTGACGAAACTCGATGTCGCCGAAGGCCAGGCCACCGAAGCCGGCGCGCCGCTCTTCAAACTCGACTCCCTGAGCGAAGAGGCCGCCGTCGCAGCAGCCAGTGCAGCGCTTGCCCAGTCGCAGGCAGCACTCGATCTTGCGCAAGCCGCCCAGAAGCGCCCGGAGGAGATTGACGTGCTGCGCGCCTCCGAACGGGAAGCCACCGCCCGACTGGACCTCGCCGAACAGGATCTCGACCGCACCCGTGTCCTCGTCGAGCGCGGCACGTCCACCCGCGCCAATCTCGACACCGCGACCGCCACCGAAGCCGCCAACCGCGCCGCCCTCGACAATGTCCGCAGCCAGATCATCCTCGCCGCCCTCCCCGCCCGCGATGAGACCCTGCGCCAGGCGCGCGAATCCGTCGCAGCCGCCAAGGCCGATCTCACCTCGGCCGAGGCAGCGCTTGCCCGCCGCTCCGTTTCGGCGCCGGCCACAGGCAGCGTCGAGACGCTCTATTACCGCACGGGCGAAGTCGTGCCCGCCGGCCGGCCGATCGTCGCACTCCTGCCGCCGGAAAACGTCCGCATCCGCTTCTTCGTGCCGGAAACCGAAATCGCCAGATTGTCGCTCGGCCAGCCGATCCGCGTCACCTGCGACGCCTGCCGGCCGACCGACGCGAAGGTGAGCTTCATCGCCAAAACCGCCGAATATACCCCGCCGGAAATCTACAGCCTCGAGGAGCGCGCAAAACTCGTCTACCGCGTCGAGGCCATCCCTGCCGACCCGAAGGCGCTACGCCCCGGCCAGCCGGTCGACGTCGCGCCCGGACCACGCCCATGA
- a CDS encoding ABC transporter ATP-binding protein encodes MTDATMTVDAPETVIDVHHLTKSFGGRKVVDDLSMSVKKGRIHGFLGPNGSGKTTTIRMLCGLLTPDSGDGTCLGFDILTESDRIRRRVGYMTQKFSLYQDLSIRENLEFVARVYGLPDPRGKAGAAIERLGLKGREKQLAGELSGGWKQRLALGACILPEPALLLLDEPTAGVDPKARRDFWNEIHALAADGLSVLVSTHYMDEAERCHEIAYIAYGKLLAEGTVDEVIAGTGLVTFTVSGPDVHHLQSELENRPGIDMIAPFGTSLHVAGRDAAALEQAIAPYRDRPGLKWEKGEPTLEDAFIDLMRRSEDNFK; translated from the coding sequence ATGACCGACGCCACCATGACGGTCGACGCCCCCGAAACGGTGATCGACGTCCATCACCTCACCAAGAGTTTTGGCGGCCGCAAGGTGGTCGATGACCTCTCCATGTCGGTGAAGAAGGGCCGCATCCACGGCTTTCTCGGCCCCAACGGCTCCGGCAAGACGACCACCATCCGCATGCTCTGCGGCCTGCTCACCCCCGATAGCGGCGACGGCACCTGTCTCGGCTTCGATATCCTGACCGAAAGCGACCGCATCCGCCGCCGGGTCGGCTACATGACCCAGAAATTCTCGCTCTACCAGGACCTGTCGATCCGCGAGAACCTCGAATTCGTCGCCCGCGTCTACGGCCTGCCCGATCCGCGCGGCAAGGCGGGCGCCGCCATTGAACGCCTCGGCCTTAAGGGCCGCGAGAAACAATTGGCCGGTGAACTTTCCGGCGGCTGGAAACAGCGCCTCGCGCTCGGCGCCTGCATCCTGCCCGAACCGGCACTCCTCCTCCTCGACGAACCGACCGCCGGCGTCGATCCGAAGGCACGCCGCGACTTCTGGAACGAGATTCACGCGCTTGCCGCCGACGGCCTCTCGGTTCTGGTCTCCACCCACTACATGGACGAGGCCGAGCGCTGCCACGAGATCGCCTATATCGCTTACGGAAAGCTGCTCGCCGAAGGCACGGTCGACGAGGTGATCGCCGGCACCGGCCTCGTCACCTTCACGGTCTCCGGCCCCGACGTCCACCATCTCCAGTCCGAACTCGAAAACCGGCCGGGCATCGACATGATCGCCCCCTTCGGCACCAGCTTGCACGTCGCCGGCCGCGATGCCGCAGCCCTCGAACAGGCCATCGCCCCCTATCGCGATCGGCCGGGCCTCAAATGGGAAAAGGGCGAACCGACGCTCGAAGATGCCTTCATCGACCTGATGCGCCGCTCGGAGGACAATTTCAAATGA
- a CDS encoding ABC transporter permease yields MTPAPGSMNGNGSSGGGSFGRFWAMTVKEFIQMTRDRITLATMVMLPIMQLFLFGFAINTTPHNLPTAVLMRENSDVGRSILAALKNTDFFEVKTVVTRAEDMDALLQSGKVLFVVEIPEGFERSLRRGDSPSLLVAADATDPVAASSALGALSGIISTALENDRQVAFAEPVKPAFQIVQHRRYNPAGSSTLNIVPGLLGTILTMTLLIFTALSVTREVERGTMENLLSMPIKPLEIMLGKIAPYVLIGLIQALVIIGVGILVFRVPVLGDPLSLAAATALFVLTNLSIGYTFSTIAANQLQAMQMAMMFFLPNILLSGFMFPFAGMPDWAQWIGEALPLTHYIRIVRAVMLKGASIETLAYDTLALAGLMAVAMLIAVRRFRRTLD; encoded by the coding sequence ATGACCCCGGCGCCAGGCAGCATGAACGGCAATGGCTCTTCCGGGGGCGGCTCCTTCGGCCGCTTCTGGGCGATGACAGTCAAGGAATTCATCCAGATGACCCGCGACCGCATCACGCTCGCGACCATGGTCATGCTGCCGATCATGCAGCTCTTCCTGTTCGGCTTTGCGATCAACACCACGCCGCACAACCTGCCGACCGCCGTGCTGATGCGCGAAAACAGCGATGTCGGCCGCTCCATCCTCGCAGCCCTCAAGAACACAGATTTCTTCGAGGTGAAGACCGTCGTCACTCGCGCCGAGGACATGGACGCGCTGCTGCAATCGGGAAAGGTGCTGTTCGTCGTCGAGATCCCGGAAGGTTTCGAACGGTCGCTGCGCCGCGGCGATTCCCCCTCGCTGCTGGTCGCCGCCGACGCCACCGACCCGGTCGCCGCAAGTTCCGCGCTCGGCGCGCTCTCCGGCATCATCTCGACGGCGCTCGAAAACGACCGCCAGGTCGCCTTCGCCGAGCCCGTGAAACCCGCCTTCCAGATCGTCCAGCACCGCCGCTACAATCCCGCCGGCTCCTCGACCTTGAACATCGTCCCCGGCCTGCTCGGCACGATCCTGACGATGACGCTGCTGATCTTCACCGCCCTTTCCGTCACCCGCGAGGTCGAGCGCGGCACGATGGAGAACCTGCTCTCCATGCCGATCAAGCCCCTGGAGATCATGCTCGGCAAGATCGCGCCCTACGTGCTGATCGGCCTCATCCAGGCGCTCGTCATCATCGGCGTCGGCATTCTGGTCTTCCGCGTGCCGGTCCTTGGCGATCCGCTGTCGCTGGCGGCCGCGACGGCCCTCTTCGTCCTCACCAACCTGTCGATCGGCTACACGTTCTCGACGATCGCGGCGAACCAGCTGCAGGCCATGCAGATGGCGATGATGTTCTTCCTGCCGAACATTCTCCTCTCCGGCTTCATGTTCCCCTTCGCCGGCATGCCCGATTGGGCGCAGTGGATCGGCGAAGCGCTGCCGCTCACCCACTATATCCGCATCGTCCGGGCGGTGATGCTGAAGGGCGCCAGCATCGAGACATTGGCCTATGACACGCTGGCGCTCGCCGGCCTGATGGCCGTCGCCATGCTGATCGCGGTCCGCCGTTTCCGCCGCACGCTGGATTGA